From Scyliorhinus canicula unplaced genomic scaffold, sScyCan1.1, whole genome shotgun sequence:
gtaactggtagagttgacgagggagagccagtggatgtggtatatttggactttcagatagCTTTCGACTTATTCCTGCATAAGATATTAGTGGGTAAaatgaaagcacatgggattaggggtcgtctcttgagatggataaaaaaactgactggcagacaggaaacaaagaggaggaattaatggatctttttcaaattggcaggcagtggctcgTGGGGTACCGCTGGGATCAGTGCCTGGgccccagatattcacaagatgtataaatgatttttcttttcaaatttaaagtacccaattctatttttgtaaataagtggtaatttagcatggccagttcccctccactgcacatctttggggttatgggggtgagacccacgcaaaatcGAGAActtgactgcacacagacagtgacccaggcatgATTGAACCAtgatcctcagcaccatgaggcagctgcACCACTTATATATTAACaacttagatgagggaacaaaatgcaatatctccaaatttacagatctCACAAGTTGcttgggaggatgagctgtgaggaggatgcagagatccttcagagtgatttggacaagttgagtgagtgggcaaatgaatggcagatgcagtataatttggagaaatgcgatgTTATCCACATTGGTActaaaaatgagaaggcagactattatctgaacggccatagattaggagaggcggggaatgtgcaatgagacctgggtatccttgtacgccagtcactgaaggtaagcatgcagctccagcaggcggtaaagaaggcaaatggtatgctagccttcattgcgagcggattcgagtacaggagcaggaatatcttgctATTATTACACAGGGCCGTggcgaggccatacctggaatattgtgagcaattttggtctccttatctgaggaaggatgttcttgctctagagggagtgcagcgagcgtttaccagactgattcctgggatggtgggactgacgtatgagagattgaatcagttaggtttgtattcgctggagttcagaagaatgagggggatctcatagaaacctataatattcgAACAGGACttaacaaggtagatgcaggaaagattttcccgatggtgggagtgtacagaaccagaggtcgcaatctgaggatacgggggagaccatttagacagagatgaggagaaatttcttcaaccagagagtggtgagcccgtggaatttgttaccacaggaaaacTTTAAGGCCAATACATTATTTGTttgcaagaagcagttagatatcgcactgaaggcgaagggggtcaaaggatatggaggggaaagcgggattaagctattgagttggatgataagccatgatcataatgaatggcagatcaggcgcaaagggccaaatggcctcttcctgctctccCTTTTCATGTTTCTatataatcccttcccacactaagagcagatgaattgcctctctccagtgtgaactcgccggtgTTTCTGAAGGTTGGACGaattactgaatcccttcccacactgagagcaggtgaatggcctctccccagtgtgaattcgcttatGTCTCTTCATGGTGGATGAACtaacaaatcccttcccacactgagagcaggtgaacggcctctccccagtgtgaactcgctgatggttccgcagggtggataaatcactgaatcctttcccacactgagagcaggtgaatggcctctccccagtgtgaatccgctTATGTCTCTTCATGGTGGATGAACtaacaaatcccttcccacactgagagcaggtgaacggcctctccccagtgtgaactcgctgatggttcCGAAGGTTGGACGAGTtattgaatctcttcccacactgagagcaggtgaatggcctctccccagtgtgaattcgctggtgtgtctgcagactggataaatgtgtaaatccattcccacactgagagcagatgaatggcctctccccagtgtgaattcgctgatgtttccgcagggtggataaatcactgaatcctttcccacactgagagcaggtgaatggcctctccccagtgtgaattcgcttatGTCTCTTCAtggtggataaatcactgaatcccttcccacactgagagcaggtgaacggcctctccccagtgtgaactcgctgatggttcCGAAGGTTGGACGagttattgaatcccttcccacactgagagcaggtgaacggcctctccccagtgtgaactcgctgatggttcCGAAGTTTGGACGagttaatgaatcccttcccacattgagagcagatgaatggcctctccccagtgtgaattcgccggtgtgtctgcagggtggatgaatcactgaatcccttctcacagagggagcaggtgaatggcctctcccccgtgtgaactcgctgatgtttccgtaGGTTGGATGAAGAACTGAATCccgtcccacactgggagcaggtgaatggcttctccccagtgtgaactcgctggtgtctctgcagactggataactgagtgaattccttcccacactgggagcaggtgaatggcttttccccagtgtgaactcgctggtgtgcatacagactggataactgagtgaattccttcccacactgagagcaggtgaatggcctctgcccagtgtgactgcggcgatgaatctccagcacagatggggctctaaatcccttcccacagtcagcacatttccacggtttctccatgttttgggtctcctcgtgtctctcgagattggacaatcagttgaagccttgtctacacacagaacatgtgcactgtctctcctcagtgtgaatggtgtgatgtttttttcagGCCGTGTGTCTGGTTGAAGCTCTTTTCACAgtgagttcactggaactctctcactcggatgtgtggtgtgggtctcggtgcttttccagtcacactgatattTCAAATCTTTTGACGCCGAAAGATCGGACAAAAATTTCTCCTTCTCGTCGATGATGTTCAGAGCCCGTTGTtttcagatcagaaggaatcgagtgagtttgtcacatcgagacgtgatgtttgagatttctgtctataattcctcctcttctaatatcctttaaaaacaatttacgaAAGTCATCACTGTTATTACAGGATAGAAACTCAGAAGACaattctacttcctatggaatatAATTTCCtctccttttccaaaatctgtaaatctccatccgacacaatctccctccattctcactctgctgtatctaatattcaccctcccaattctcctgaagggctgattcatgttgattgacagatccaagttcagctcactgcttcctgaccaggacgcAGAGATTATAATAGGATCaagtgtaggccattcggcccaccgagtctgctcaaccattcaatgagatccttggctgatctacctcagcaccattttcccacatgatccccatatccctcgatatcttcaacatctagaaacctgtcaatatttgtcttgaacatacctaATGGCTGAGGCTCCATATTCCTCTGGGGAAtaccaaagcttcaccacatcctcgagtgaagaaatccctcctcatctcagctttcacgCTATTTTCCTACATGTTCCCCGtaacccttaactccattgtcaataaaatatctgtctaacttgtggttcaatatattcaatgacccccagatacaactggtccctgtggaagagaaatccaacacaaccctctgagggaagagatagCTGGAAATCTATAACATAGCTACAGTCTTATAGTACATGGCGAGAAATAATTATGAATTTTATTACGGAACTGTAattaatatatctaatctgtaccagaTAAGAACATGAGACGGATACCTGTCCATTTACTGTCCCTGAAATGTAGCCCTCTCCTGGGGTACCCACACCTTTCATTGTAAACATTaggaaagagtttttaaaaatatatttggagTAACCaactttttattccaattaaggtgcaaaatTAGCTTGTtcaaatcacctaccctgcacatctttgggttgtgaaggtgagacacacgcagagacggggagaatgtgtaaactccacatggatagtgacccggggccgggatcgagtctggatcctcagcaccattaggcagcagtgctaaccacagcactacCATGGCCCCAGAGACCACCCTTTCAGTAAGAAAAATAATTGCATCCACCTGTTAACGGGGTGGGAGGCAGGAgttggaaacactttgtggagccacgaaatttcatttaattttgtttcccaattaaatGGAAATTAATGCGAGTGATTCGAGGTTGGGCTCAAATCATCAGAGGACTCtggtcgcgattctccgaccccctgccgggccggagaatcggcaggggactGCGCGAATTGCGCCATGCCACCTCAACGGCATTCTCCCACCCATAAAAAAATCGGGCAGGCGCGCATGGTGCTGggccgcacggagaatcgccgcaaacggccatagcggcgatcctccggcggcgccgcgattctccggcccgaatggatcGACCGGCCGACTGAAAAAATcctagtcccgccggcgctgttctaatATGCTCTGGGCCCGGCTGGACCTCGGGGTTGaacggtccgggggcggcctgtgggggatggGCCACTTCAGCGCTGTGCTGGACCCCCCAGCACCCGGGAATCGGGTCTCGGAACCTGCGCTGGAGTAAAGTACTCCTGTTTTGGCGCCGGCACTCTGAcgccggaccagagaatcgcggccctggTCTGTGGGGAGGAAGGAAACCCAGGGAGGTACACAGGGAgtattcacaaacacccgctggagtccccaataagacccattggttttattgtcagtttgcagacaggagctggagaactgaacccaggcagaggagagggagggagaaaactgggagtggaggaaagaaatggtgagatgggtttggatttcagcccagggaggagggagagtgtgtgggacggggatttacagctttgggggaaacAAGAGAGCAaacaatgttccagagaaactagaattgtctgttcagaatttctatcctggactgagtgCTGAcgattgttttttttattaaatatagAGTACAAAATTGTATtttgtcccaattaaggggtaattttatccgtcacatctttttggattgaagCCCATgctgacaaggggagaatgtgcaaagtccatatggacagagacccagggccgggatcaaacccgggttctcggctaaccactgagccaccgtgcctgcCCCTAATGACTTTTATAAACTCCTCTTACAGGATATTACAAGGGGAGAATTTACagatggaaactcaaatcaaacttcacagcaagatttaacagagtcactccattcatcaggacctgaatatcattggcctgtgaatgtagatgaagaaatgtttgtctgctctgtCTGTAGGAAAAGATTTTCAACATCAGTGTGactaggactgctgcctcacggagccgaggtccctggttcgatctcggccccgggtcactgtccgtgtggagtttgcacatctccccgtgcttgcgtgggtttcagccccacaacccaaagatgtgcagggtaggtggattggacatgctaaattgctccttaattggaaaaaaaaatggatactctaaatttattttttaaaaagatcagcGTTACTGAAAAAAGAcccgatacacacacactcgAGTTCAACTGATCGTCAAACTTGGAGagggacaaggacaccagcagcatgctgtaaccatggaaatgtggggactgtgggaagggattcaggtcTTCATGTGAGTTGGAAATTCATCATCACCGTCACACCCGCGACAGACCATTCGCCTGTtctaagtgtgggaagggattcactcagttatcctagtgaggatttaccaggatgtgggagcCGAGCTGGTGAGGAAGCAAGCGGCCTTTAATAAGGTTCAGGCTGCTCTATCGAAGAAAGGAGTTCCATTCGGGGTGGTTTACCCAGCAAAGCTACTATTTGCAGATGAGTCCAAAGACTTTGATTTTGAGACTCCAGAGGAGGCGACTGCCTTCATTGAGGGGCTCGTTGGTCTGGGAGTATGATTCTCGCTTCGGGTGTTT
This genomic window contains:
- the LOC119960982 gene encoding gastrula zinc finger protein XlCGF26.1-like yields the protein ERHEETQNMEKPWKCADCGKGFRAPSVLEIHRRSHTGQRPFTCSQCGKEFTQLSSLYAHQRVHTGEKPFTCSQCGKEFTQLSSLQRHQRVHTGEKPFTCSQCGTGFSSSSNLRKHQRVHTGERPFTCSLCEKGFSDSSTLQTHRRIHTGERPFICSQCGKGFINSSKLRNHQRVHTGERPFTCSQCGKGFNNSSNLRNHQRVHTGERPFTCSQCGKGFSDLSTMKRHKRIHTGERPFTCSQCGKGFSDLSTLRKHQRIHTGERPFICSQCGNGFTHLSSLQTHQRIHTGERPFTCSQCGKRFNNSSNLRNHQRVHTGERPFTCSQCGKGFVSSSTMKRHKRIHTGERPFTCSQCGKGFSDLSTLRNHQRVHTGERPFTCSQCGKGFVSSSTMKRHKRIHTGERPFTCSQCGKGFSNSSNLQKHRRVHTGERQFICS